TGCTCGAAAAGATTCAAATACTTAtataagaatgaaaatgaaagcaGCTGAAACAATTGGGATTATAGCCACACATTTTTGTCTTCCATCAACTACAAATCAAACTGAGGTTCATTCAATCTCTTCTTTCCCTAAGTTTTCACCTCCCTCTTCACCTGTTCAAACTATATCCTTTGATATTTGAACAGCTTTTGAAGACCATATCTCACCTGAACTTGAACCCTAGTGTTCATGGAATAATTGTGCAGATGCCATTGGATTCTGCAAACATGATTGATTCTACGCTCATCACAGATTCAGTTATCCCAAACAAAGATGTTGATGGATTAAATACAATAAACCAGGGAAAACTAGCTGTTGGTGATTTGGCTTCTGGGTTTCTGCCTTGTACTCCCAATGGCTGCATAGAATTAATAAGAAGGTCTGAAATTTAGATTGAGCtttggaattttcaaaattttattctgaaatttATTGTAGAACCGGGATACTAATAGAGGGAAGTAAggcagttgttgttggacgTAGTAAGATAGTTGGAACTCCTACTGCCGAACTCTTAAAATGGCATAACGCAACCGTAACCATTTGTcattcaaaaaccaaaaacttgCCTGAAGTGGTAAgctaataattattttaaaaaaatactgctCCAATACGCATTATGTAATATAATGGATTTTATGAAATACGATATAGATTGCTGATGCAGATATACTTGTGGTTGGAATCGGACAGCCTAACATGGTTAAAGGAGACTGGATCAAACCAGGTGCAGTTGTGATAGATTGCGGTATCAATTCTTTACCAGGTATGAATGTATTGTTTTAGTTGATCATATAATCACTGACGGAATGAATAATTCATCTCAGATACGAAGAGTTCGACGGGATATAGATTAGTAGGGGATGTGGATTTCGAAAAAGCCAGAAAGAGAGCTAGCTGGATTACTCCTGTTCCTGGTGGGGTTGGACCCATGACCGTAACCATGCTAATGAAAAATACCGTTTTAGCTGCATTAAAATCCACATTAGGCAATAAAGTGTAATATTGTGAGCTGAGATTCAGCTTAAATAATACGGAAATTGacctaataataaaataattaactaaTAAAGCATAAAAAAACGGTTTGCGCTATCTGGAACGAAAGACAATAGGATCACCCAACATTTGAactcaaaataattatttttacatattgaattatttttcataatgTCGAGACATTTTAActcaagataaaaataataatttttttaattaatacaaatattGCCGGTATCTGGGAcgaaaaaccatttgaatTGGCCGACATTTGGACTCGAAATAATTattgggaaatttgaattaacaataaaaaataatttattttccgAGTCATTTGAACAATTAGGCTACTCGgaaaatcgattgaaattgATCGCGATACGTAATAGTAAATGTAAGGATGTTGccgttcatttgttttctacaTGCTTCCGCAAAGGGTACACGcccgaaaaataaagatttattgtttttaactGGCTTGGGTAAtttttcacggagatcattttTTCGAGAGGTTTAATGcctcaaaaaaatttatttcgtgaaatatttaagtttaaagtTGTATTAGGCTCCTCCTTCCCAAATTTGGCTGTTCAGCCATCTTTGGTAGGAGGAGCCTAATTAGGGCCTCAAACAATGCAGGGTTGTCAGCAAATTTTATATACCTGTTTGGCCATGGAGACCCATCTTGTTATTGATCATTCTTGGTGCAAGCCTCTCCAAGGAATGTCTCTGCGTGCCCCAACCAAAAGACTCGATCACCTCAAactgaaataaagaaaggaagaGTAAACAAGTGCTATTtgtatgaaataattttaaaatacttacTCCTTCGAACCGCCAAGAATTATGAATAACTGTACAGTTAAATTTATACTCATTGCTCCTGTTCGTTTGATAACCTGGTACCAGTCTTCGAAGCATCACTTGAACCTCGCGATGGCAGCTTACTTGGGTCAGGAAATCTTGAGCTCCTCGGCTACGATGGATGGCATCCCGAAGACGAAGGTCAGAGAAGCTATCCCCTCTAAAATAGAGGGCATGcctcatttcaaaatgactcgtcaaaaccatgttttttcaTCGGAGAACCTCTAGGCTTCGGGCTGATCCACCTCCTGTTTTCCCCTTCCCTTTTTGACTCTTTGAGGGTTTGCAATTCTAATCCTCTTTGCAACCCCATTTCGGGTTCGCGTGAAAACCACTACCTTCTCAAACACTTCCTCCTTGCCATGGGCAAGCTGCATTGCAGCCTCACGAACCATTCTTACATGAGGATGCTCCTCAGCCGCTGGGATTGGAGCTTCTTGCTCCAAATCCTCGTTATCCTTTTCAGCCTCACGCTCACGCTCAACCCTTGCAGCAATACCGTCAACCAAGGCCCTGAACACCGGGTGACGTTCCTCCTCCCACCCCATTTCTTTCTCAAGTTTCACTGACGAGGCCCATGGTTTTTTCTGATCCTCAAAAACTTCCATGTGTTATCCCGTTTGTTGTAAAATCCCAGTGATAACTCGATGAGTGGGGCGATGGGTCTGTAGAACCTCTATGACGGATAAATTTTCCGCCTTCACCAGTTTGGGATAAACCATGAGATCGAAGGCTGAACAAGGCGATCCTAAGTGCcctgacaaaaaaaatgtacctCTTCAGTCAGGAGTGTCATAACGTGACGACATGGTTCGTCTGGAGTAGCATCGCAACCATCTGTGTACAGTGGAAGCCCTTCTTCGGTGATTTTGATGAACTTCCATCCGCAATACAGATTCTTTTTGGGCTTGCCTTCTGGAACCACCTCAAGACTTCTCTCACTAAACACATGATTGTCTGGGGCACGATAAAGATCCTTCAATACATCCATCCTTGGAAATTTGCGATATACCCTAGATCTATAGGTAATTTTGtccgccattttgttcctGATTTGTTTCGATTCTGAAAAATACTCCCTTTTTTACGTCTTTGCTTAGGAGTAATTCTTAACACATCTGGTGTCTGTAGTTGTAGCGCAAAGAGTGATCTTTGCtagaaatcataaaaatatgtatttaTAAATTTGCTGGCCCCGGGCACACCaaatgttttccaatttttgacTCTTCTAGTACAAATTCTTCATAttgtttccttatttcttccatttcaatcttttttttctctttttcaatttcaagctttctcttttcttccatttcaatcttttttttctcttctccgaCTAAATATTCCTCTTTCGACTCGGCCAAGGGCTGTGCTGCAGTGCCGTCGAAAATGACGCGGTAGCCCTCCAAAGCGCGGTTGCGGTACCGAATATCGCTACTGCAGAATTGAACTCCTGCTGTAGTCACAATAGGAAGATCAATAGGAAGAACTGGATCATTTCGGCGGAAAACATATCCGTGGATTTTTCGGTTCCGATACAGGTTTCGTAAGCTTCATATAAGCATCCGTCATCGCGTTCTCCTTAACGGAGAACGCGATGACTAGTTGcggtgaaatttttttttattatgaaaaaattatgaaaattgcgACACAAGTTTTAGCACTTGTGTCGCAATTTTCTTCAGCTCATTTCTTCCTTGCCCCTATCCGAGACTCGGGATGACTCCAATGTGTAACAAACAGTTAATAAcattgtttgttggttttataACTGAAATACTAATACTAACCTCCACAAATGCCCAAGCATTTTGTGCACAACAGACAAAATGAACCTAAATTCATGGGAATTGTTCCAGTTGAACTGTGAGGGAAAGAGCCTATGTAGCCTGGCCTGCACGTCACGATGACAGGACACTTCCTCCAAAAAGGTTCCTGTCCtcatatttttggaaaaagtgaCTCGTGAATTCTTCtgtctttctttattttgtgtctatagaaaagaaaaaaaaacattttttttcaaagaaccagcttattttttataaagatCAAAATTTGTTAGAAGACGACGCCTTTGTTGTCCTCCCGCCTCCACCTCCTCTTCCAGAaatgcttccatcaccaccacGCCGATGGCCATCTGAAGAGCAAAGAAtaagatttatttaaaagtaaGGGACACCACGACCCAGCTTCCATCTTCCACCTATGCATCCACTACCACTACCATGATTACCAACACCTGCGAAGCAAAGGATATTAGGCTAGTAAAGGTGAGGAACACCACGACCACTACCTCCAAGATGACCACGAGTCCTTTTTCAC
This DNA window, taken from Daphnia pulex isolate KAP4 chromosome 2, ASM2113471v1, encodes the following:
- the LOC124202984 gene encoding C-1-tetrahydrofolate synthase, cytoplasmic-like, producing MALTGFLVRGLHCYRKNSCLKTNSVCFLQTFSPIFQLEEYGKLLSGSDIAEKIQTSLCDQVQKFKLHHSCFTPQLAIVQVGARKDSNTYIRMKMKAAETIGIIATHFCLPSTTNQTELLKTISHLNLNPSVHGIIVQMPLDSANMIDSTLITDSVIPNKDVDGLNTINQGKLAVGDLASGFLPCTPNGCIELIRRTGILIEGSKAVVVGRSKIVGTPTAELLKWHNATVTICHSKTKNLPEVIADADILVVGIGQPNMVKGDWIKPGAVVIDCGINSLPDTKSSTGYRLVGDVDFEKARKRASWITPVPGGVGPMTVTMLMKNTVLAALKSTLGNKV